In a genomic window of Gloeocapsopsis dulcis:
- a CDS encoding NUDIX hydrolase, translated as MSLKWLKWSQQLQAIAQIGLTYSQSPYDSERYQQIRQIAAEIMATYAHEAPTYVCDLFSKEEGYATPKVDVRGAVFHNNQILLVKEREDGCWTLPGGWVDVGESPSQAVVREVYEESGYHTQIVKLLAIYDRNHPRHQHPPIRHHVYKLFFQCQLIGGSPAESTETTEAAFFTAHDIPELSLTRVVPSQISRLFEHYRNPEWQADFD; from the coding sequence ATGAGCCTCAAGTGGCTGAAATGGTCACAACAATTGCAGGCGATCGCGCAAATTGGACTAACCTATAGTCAAAGTCCATACGATAGCGAACGATACCAACAAATACGTCAGATTGCGGCTGAAATCATGGCAACCTATGCTCATGAAGCACCAACATATGTCTGCGATCTATTTAGCAAAGAAGAAGGTTACGCAACTCCCAAGGTAGATGTCAGAGGTGCTGTATTTCATAACAATCAAATCCTCTTAGTTAAAGAACGCGAGGACGGCTGCTGGACATTGCCAGGAGGATGGGTTGATGTGGGAGAATCACCCAGTCAGGCAGTTGTGCGCGAAGTATACGAAGAATCAGGTTATCACACACAAATTGTTAAACTATTAGCAATATACGATCGCAATCATCCGCGCCATCAACATCCACCTATACGACACCATGTCTACAAACTTTTTTTTCAGTGTCAACTAATTGGCGGTAGCCCAGCAGAAAGCACGGAAACAACAGAAGCAGCATTCTTTACAGCACATGATATTCCGGAACTTTCACTAACTCGCGTTGTTCCCTCCCAAATTTCGCGGCTATTTGAGCATTATCGCAATCCTGAGTGGCAAGCAGATTTTGATTAG
- a CDS encoding NUDIX hydrolase: MPPGKEPPQLLKQHLYYRGRKFDFEVSRLRLPNQAEGDWECVRHPGGALAVPVTPEGKLILLKQYRFAVQGRLLEFPAGTVEPNEDPFETIQREIQEETSYRAYKWQKLGQFFLAPGYSDEVIYVFLAQDLELLEQPPHQDIDEDIETVLMTVQELEQAILEGEPVDAKSISSFLLAKPFLS; encoded by the coding sequence ATGCCACCAGGTAAAGAACCTCCGCAACTACTCAAACAACATCTCTACTATCGCGGACGCAAATTTGATTTTGAAGTGAGTCGTCTGCGCCTACCAAATCAAGCAGAAGGAGACTGGGAATGTGTCCGTCATCCAGGAGGTGCGTTAGCCGTACCTGTCACCCCTGAAGGTAAGCTGATTCTTTTAAAACAGTACCGTTTTGCAGTACAAGGACGACTCCTGGAATTTCCAGCAGGTACTGTAGAACCTAACGAAGATCCTTTTGAGACAATTCAAAGGGAAATTCAAGAAGAAACTAGCTATCGCGCTTATAAATGGCAGAAATTAGGACAATTTTTCCTAGCCCCTGGCTATTCTGATGAAGTCATTTATGTTTTCTTGGCACAAGACTTAGAATTACTAGAACAGCCACCCCATCAAGATATCGATGAAGATATAGAAACTGTGTTGATGACTGTACAAGAATTAGAACAAGCAATCTTGGAAGGCGAACCAGTTGATGCCAAATCAATTTCTAGCTTTTTATTGGCAAAACCATTTCTCAGTTAA
- the folK gene encoding 2-amino-4-hydroxy-6-hydroxymethyldihydropteridine diphosphokinase: MNTNALCAIALGSNLGNSRATVTDALKSLSAKPHVTLIAQSSWYQTAAVGPPQPDFINGCAVLQIKMSPQLMLETLLNIETQFGRVRRERWGPRSLDLDLLLYDDLILDTPTLQIPHPRMCDRAFVLVPLAEIAPDWIEPVSGRAIAQLVQAVDCSGVVRI, encoded by the coding sequence TTGAACACAAATGCCTTATGTGCGATCGCACTTGGAAGTAATTTAGGAAACTCTCGCGCTACAGTAACAGATGCGTTGAAAAGTTTAAGTGCTAAGCCTCATGTCACTTTAATAGCACAATCAAGCTGGTACCAAACTGCTGCTGTTGGTCCACCGCAGCCAGATTTTATTAATGGCTGTGCTGTGTTGCAGATAAAAATGTCTCCCCAGTTGATGCTAGAAACTCTATTGAATATTGAAACTCAATTTGGTCGAGTACGACGAGAACGTTGGGGACCGCGATCGCTCGATCTTGACTTGTTACTTTATGATGATTTAATTCTCGATACTCCAACACTGCAAATTCCCCATCCACGTATGTGCGATCGCGCTTTTGTGTTAGTCCCTTTAGCAGAAATTGCCCCCGATTGGATTGAACCTGTATCCGGTAGAGCGATCGCCCAACTCGTTCAAGCGGTAGACTGTTCTGGTGTTGTTCGTATTTAA
- a CDS encoding transglycosylase domain-containing protein: MPWLKEQEAIRNTKPAKKTKTTPSRQQLPRRKIAKVLTQIKQLPQQLVSLPTGKQPQHRRSLWLIGIGGSAIALGGIWFFIEQSLPQTTELFTVVRDETLTIKAADGTILQQTGPATREQLQLAEIPEPLVQAFIASEDRRFYRHNGIDYQGVVRATLSNLRSANVVEGGSTITQQLARILFLNQERTVWRKLKEIRLSQKIEANLTKEQILERYLNLVYLGEGAYGVADAAWVYFSKPVNQLTLPEMAMIAGLAPAPSRYSPAVNLAAAQQRRNLVLRRMREDRVLDAATATAASTAPITLNTNSPKRLQVTAPYFTTYIQKELPKYIAAEDIEAGGLIVETTLNPQWQNAAETAVKNTVTNNGRWQNFEQAALVAINPRNGEIRALVGGKDFEKNQFNRATQAQRQPGSTFKGFLYAAAIATGLSPYNSYLDAPYIVEGYEPKNYSREFRGWLTMRDALTSSINTIAVKVLIDVGFDPVIKLAQQMGIKSQLQPMYSLALGSSEVNLLELTSAYGTLATQGMHAEPHGIRRILNRSGEVLYSIEHQPKRVLDPGSAAITTWMLQNVVQSGTGRPAFLNRPVAGKTGTSDESRDLWFVGYIPQLVAGVWLGNDNNEPTWGNSGTAAATWRQFMRSAVEDMPVEDFPERPTLTGRKGSMKAQPIKPQRVSSSKISSSSRNSDNNNRSRRSYRRNQQEANVPQPRRRSRRRDERSATPTANPRRSDRTPTTPQQGALRERLRNLRQPDSPRKELSPAQTNGSSGGSSTDYVVPTKE; encoded by the coding sequence ATGCCCTGGCTTAAGGAACAAGAAGCAATCCGTAACACTAAACCAGCAAAAAAAACTAAGACAACTCCAAGCCGTCAGCAACTTCCCCGCCGGAAAATTGCCAAAGTTTTGACTCAGATCAAGCAACTACCTCAGCAACTGGTTTCCTTACCTACAGGAAAACAACCACAGCATCGTCGTTCGCTTTGGCTAATCGGTATAGGTGGTAGTGCGATCGCCTTAGGCGGAATTTGGTTTTTTATTGAGCAAAGTTTGCCTCAAACCACAGAACTGTTTACAGTAGTACGGGATGAAACTTTAACAATTAAAGCTGCCGATGGTACTATTCTGCAACAAACTGGACCAGCAACTCGCGAACAACTCCAGCTAGCAGAAATTCCTGAGCCATTAGTGCAAGCGTTTATCGCTTCAGAAGACCGCCGATTTTATCGGCATAATGGTATCGACTATCAAGGAGTTGTCAGGGCAACACTGTCTAACTTGCGCTCTGCCAACGTTGTGGAAGGTGGTAGTACAATTACCCAACAGCTTGCCAGAATTCTGTTTTTAAATCAAGAACGCACAGTATGGCGCAAGCTAAAAGAAATTCGTTTATCGCAGAAAATAGAAGCAAATTTAACGAAAGAACAGATTCTAGAGCGCTATCTCAATTTAGTTTATTTAGGCGAAGGTGCCTATGGCGTTGCCGATGCTGCGTGGGTGTATTTCAGTAAACCAGTAAACCAGCTTACTTTACCAGAAATGGCAATGATTGCGGGTTTAGCACCTGCTCCAAGTCGTTACTCGCCAGCAGTAAACTTAGCAGCAGCACAACAACGGCGGAATCTCGTATTACGGAGAATGCGTGAAGATCGAGTTCTTGATGCAGCAACTGCAACTGCAGCAAGCACTGCACCGATTACTCTAAATACCAATTCGCCTAAGCGCCTACAAGTTACAGCACCCTACTTCACAACTTATATTCAAAAGGAACTACCAAAGTATATTGCAGCAGAAGATATTGAAGCTGGTGGTTTAATTGTCGAGACAACATTAAATCCGCAGTGGCAAAATGCAGCAGAAACTGCAGTAAAGAACACCGTCACGAATAATGGTAGGTGGCAAAATTTTGAGCAAGCCGCTTTGGTAGCAATTAACCCACGCAATGGTGAAATTAGGGCGTTAGTAGGTGGAAAAGACTTTGAGAAAAATCAGTTTAACCGCGCTACTCAAGCACAGCGTCAACCAGGATCGACATTTAAAGGATTTCTCTATGCAGCCGCGATCGCTACAGGACTTTCTCCTTACAATTCCTACTTAGATGCTCCTTACATTGTCGAAGGATACGAACCAAAAAACTATAGCCGTGAGTTTCGTGGTTGGCTGACAATGCGGGATGCTCTCACAAGCTCAATTAATACAATCGCAGTTAAGGTACTGATTGACGTTGGCTTTGATCCTGTGATTAAACTCGCACAACAAATGGGAATTAAGTCACAACTACAACCGATGTACTCGCTCGCACTTGGTTCGTCTGAAGTTAATTTACTTGAACTCACGAGTGCGTATGGTACACTGGCTACTCAAGGCATGCATGCAGAACCACACGGAATTCGTCGAATTCTCAATCGTAGTGGAGAAGTTCTTTATAGTATCGAACATCAGCCAAAGCGAGTTTTAGATCCAGGTAGCGCCGCAATTACAACTTGGATGCTACAAAACGTAGTGCAATCAGGAACAGGACGCCCTGCATTTTTAAATCGACCCGTTGCTGGAAAAACAGGGACTTCGGATGAATCACGCGATCTCTGGTTTGTGGGCTATATTCCGCAACTTGTTGCTGGGGTTTGGCTAGGGAACGATAACAATGAACCGACTTGGGGTAATAGTGGTACTGCAGCTGCTACTTGGCGTCAGTTTATGAGGAGTGCAGTAGAAGATATGCCAGTTGAAGATTTCCCAGAACGTCCAACTTTAACAGGGCGCAAGGGTAGTATGAAGGCACAACCAATTAAGCCGCAGCGAGTTTCATCAAGCAAAATATCTTCATCCAGTAGAAATTCTGATAACAATAACCGTTCCCGCAGAAGTTATCGTCGCAATCAGCAAGAAGCGAACGTACCTCAACCCAGAAGGCGATCGCGTCGTCGTGACGAACGCTCAGCCACACCTACTGCAAATCCAAGAAGGAGCGATCGAACACCTACAACACCACAACAAGGAGCACTACGAGAACGTTTACGCAACCTGCGCCAGCCTGACTCCCCAAGAAAAGAGCTTTCACCTGCTCAAACCAATGGTTCTTCTGGAGGATCTAGTACTGATTACGTAGTACCGACAAAAGAGTAA
- the psb35 gene encoding photosystem II assembly protein Psb35 gives MEILMQAATDNVPHFPVAATAAIVVGFIAATTIGSIAWYNSKRPVGWENKERPDIVPEVKKEETPGVGEPKA, from the coding sequence ATGGAAATATTAATGCAAGCAGCAACAGATAATGTTCCTCACTTTCCCGTTGCTGCTACTGCAGCTATTGTTGTTGGCTTTATCGCTGCTACTACAATTGGTTCAATCGCTTGGTACAATTCCAAACGCCCCGTAGGCTGGGAAAATAAAGAACGTCCAGATATTGTGCCAGAAGTTAAGAAAGAAGAAACTCCAGGTGTTGGTGAGCCAAAAGCTTAA
- a CDS encoding TerB family tellurite resistance protein, whose translation MKEDKASVKKLVKILIGAAWVDGVMQPEEREYLHKVVTEKGVAADPEIQPLLNELKTVQPTECYEWIREYLGDRPGSEAYQELLEAISGLIYRDGEVATEEARLLTKLQSLDTADSSPQRAYSTVLKGIQTLYRRWVITQS comes from the coding sequence ATGAAAGAAGACAAAGCTAGTGTAAAAAAGTTAGTAAAAATTTTGATTGGGGCTGCCTGGGTAGATGGCGTCATGCAACCTGAAGAAAGAGAATATTTACATAAAGTAGTCACAGAAAAAGGTGTGGCTGCCGATCCAGAAATCCAGCCTCTACTCAATGAACTCAAGACTGTGCAGCCAACTGAGTGCTACGAATGGATAAGAGAGTATTTAGGAGATCGCCCAGGTTCTGAAGCTTACCAAGAGTTACTAGAAGCTATCAGTGGCTTGATTTACCGTGATGGAGAAGTAGCAACTGAAGAAGCAAGACTTCTTACCAAGTTACAATCTTTGGATACAGCAGATAGTTCTCCTCAAAGAGCTTACTCCACTGTACTCAAAGGAATTCAAACGCTTTACCGACGTTGGGTCATCACTCAAAGCTAG
- a CDS encoding 16S rRNA (cytosine(967)-C(5))-methyltransferase codes for MDNPRQLAFIALRSVQRGAYADVALDRILRQTDLSSVDRRLVTELVYGSVRRQRSLDALIDQLAKKKAQQQPPDLRIILHLGLYQLRYLDHIPDAAAVNSTVELAKKNGFSGLASFVNGFLRQYLRLASGGDPLELPDNPVERLGTLHSYPDWIIEVWLEQFGYQETEQLCEWLNKPPAIDLRINPLRASLEKVVAALQEIGVNISRIANLPQALRFTSSTGAIEKLPGFDAGWWTVQDSSAQLVSHILDPQPGEVVIDACAAPGGKTTHIAELMQDTGTIWACDRTVSRLKKLQQNIARLQLKSIQICTGDSRNLTQFTSVADRVLLDAPCSGLGTLHRHADARWRQTPTTVAELVVLQTELLTHVATWVKPGGILIYATCTLHPQENEAIVQDFLTHHPHWRIERPAANSIGVPYATTAGWMKVLPHHQAMDGFFIVRLQKEPE; via the coding sequence ATGGACAATCCGCGCCAGCTTGCTTTTATTGCCCTCCGATCAGTGCAGCGGGGGGCTTATGCTGATGTTGCCTTAGATCGCATACTGCGTCAAACCGATTTAAGTAGTGTCGATCGCCGTTTGGTTACAGAATTAGTTTATGGTAGTGTCCGCCGACAGCGATCGCTTGATGCGTTGATCGATCAGTTAGCAAAAAAGAAAGCCCAGCAACAACCACCCGATTTACGTATTATTCTGCACTTGGGACTGTATCAGTTGCGGTATCTTGACCATATCCCTGATGCTGCTGCAGTAAATTCTACTGTGGAGTTAGCGAAAAAAAACGGTTTCTCTGGACTCGCTAGTTTTGTCAATGGATTCTTGCGTCAGTATCTTCGATTAGCAAGCGGCGGAGATCCCTTAGAACTACCCGATAATCCCGTAGAACGCTTAGGCACTTTACACAGTTATCCTGATTGGATTATTGAAGTATGGTTAGAGCAATTCGGCTATCAGGAAACTGAACAACTCTGTGAGTGGTTAAATAAACCACCGGCAATTGATTTACGTATTAATCCTTTACGTGCTTCTTTGGAAAAAGTAGTAGCGGCGTTGCAAGAAATTGGGGTTAATATCAGTCGTATAGCAAATCTACCACAAGCTTTAAGATTTACTAGTAGCACAGGTGCAATCGAAAAGTTACCAGGATTTGATGCAGGTTGGTGGACAGTACAAGACAGTAGCGCCCAACTTGTTAGCCACATCCTCGATCCACAACCAGGTGAAGTCGTGATTGATGCGTGCGCTGCACCAGGAGGAAAAACAACACACATTGCTGAATTAATGCAAGATACAGGAACAATCTGGGCGTGCGATCGCACCGTCTCGCGTTTAAAAAAACTGCAACAAAATATTGCACGGTTACAACTCAAATCGATTCAAATCTGTACAGGTGATAGCCGCAATCTGACTCAATTTACTAGTGTTGCAGATCGTGTCCTTCTCGATGCACCGTGTTCAGGCTTAGGTACTCTTCATCGTCATGCAGATGCCCGCTGGCGACAAACACCAACTACAGTCGCAGAACTCGTTGTCTTACAAACAGAACTTCTTACTCACGTTGCTACTTGGGTTAAGCCTGGAGGTATTCTTATCTATGCAACGTGTACTTTACATCCCCAGGAAAATGAAGCGATCGTTCAAGATTTCTTGACTCACCATCCGCACTGGAGAATTGAACGCCCTGCAGCAAATTCTATCGGTGTTCCTTATGCTACAACCGCAGGCTGGATGAAAGTGTTACCCCATCACCAAGCAATGGATGGATTCTTTATAGTTCGTTTACAGAAAGAACCAGAATAA